A section of the Methanocaldococcus sp. FS406-22 genome encodes:
- a CDS encoding oligosaccharide flippase family protein: protein MEQKLAKHSLIMVFFSLLTAFFNYLYQLFMGRLLTPEEYGILFSLINIFYIFSVLSSTVQTTMTKYASQLKAKNQVNKISYFWRYALKKSFTFGVITTILFFMITPFLSSYLHFPSQIPALILFSSLLFAYAMPTNQGILQGLQRFIPLGITQTLWAFLKFVLGILLVYLGFSVSGALAPFLIANIVVFIISFYFLKDLIKIKPEPFKIPNLYKYSTLTLLALLTYTTSYSIDTILAKHYLTDFLAGIYSSVSVLGKIILFAPGGIAIVLFPKVSELKEKGLNHFNLFIKALILTIILILPILLLFKFFPELIVKIIFGEKYLKTIPYLFKYSLAMFFFAISGLMMNYLLSLGVTRVSYALTLTLIIEIIGITLFHWDINQIVDVVLMLSIFSSIIQMPFLVKIRGVL from the coding sequence ATGGAGCAAAAATTAGCAAAACATAGTTTAATAATGGTATTTTTTAGCTTATTAACAGCATTTTTTAACTACCTATATCAACTTTTTATGGGGAGATTACTAACTCCAGAGGAGTATGGGATTTTGTTTTCTTTAATAAATATTTTTTATATTTTTAGTGTATTATCTTCAACAGTTCAAACTACAATGACGAAATATGCCTCCCAATTAAAAGCAAAGAATCAAGTTAATAAAATCTCCTACTTTTGGAGGTATGCATTAAAAAAATCTTTCACATTTGGAGTAATAACTACAATCTTATTTTTTATGATAACTCCCTTCTTATCAAGCTATCTCCATTTTCCATCTCAAATACCAGCATTAATATTATTCTCCTCTCTACTATTCGCCTATGCAATGCCTACAAATCAAGGAATCCTACAAGGTTTGCAGAGATTCATTCCATTAGGGATAACTCAAACACTATGGGCGTTCTTAAAATTTGTGTTAGGGATTTTATTGGTTTATTTAGGATTTAGCGTTAGTGGAGCATTAGCTCCATTTTTAATTGCAAATATTGTTGTTTTTATTATCTCATTTTATTTCTTAAAAGATTTAATAAAGATAAAACCAGAACCATTTAAAATCCCTAACCTCTACAAGTACTCAACTTTAACTTTATTGGCACTATTGACTTACACAACAAGTTATTCAATAGATACTATCTTAGCAAAACACTATCTAACTGATTTTTTAGCTGGGATTTATTCATCAGTTTCTGTCTTAGGAAAAATAATTCTTTTTGCTCCAGGGGGGATAGCAATAGTTTTATTCCCAAAAGTATCAGAACTAAAAGAAAAAGGATTAAACCACTTTAATTTATTTATAAAAGCACTAATATTAACAATTATTTTAATATTGCCAATCTTGTTACTATTCAAATTCTTTCCAGAACTAATTGTAAAAATTATTTTTGGAGAAAAATATCTAAAGACAATTCCATATTTATTTAAGTATAGTTTAGCAATGTTTTTCTTTGCAATTTCTGGGCTGATGATGAATTATCTCCTATCATTAGGAGTAACGAGAGTATCTTACGCTTTAACTTTAACTTTAATAATTGAAATAATTGGAATAACTTTATTCCATTGGGATATAAATCAAATAGTAGATGTTGTTTTAATGTTATCAATATTCTCATCCATAATACAAATGCCATTTTTAGTAAAAATTAGAGGGGTATTATGA